The sequence ATAGTGGTCGAGCGCCTCCCCCTCCGACTTGGCCTCGCGGGCCAACCGCGGCGGATCGTCGAAACCCACGTGCAACACCGTCGCTCCGCCGATAAAAACCGGACAGCTCTCGCGGGCGTCGTCGCACACCGTCACCACGTAGTCGAAATCCACGTCCCTCAACTCACTCAGATGCTTCGACCGATGCCCGCTGATGTCCACGCCAACCTCAGCCATCACCCGCACCGCCTGCGGATTCAACCCGTGAACCTCAATCCCCGCCGAGTAGGCCTCAAAGCGCTCCCCATGCAGCGCCCGCGCCCACCCCTCAGCCATC is a genomic window of Phycisphaerae bacterium containing:
- a CDS encoding arsenate reductase ArsC, whose product is MSRPIRVLFLCTGNSCRSQMAEGWARALHGERFEAYSAGIEVHGLNPQAVRVMAEVGVDISGHRSKHLSELRDVDFDYVVTVCDDARESCPVFIGGATVLHVGFDDPPRLAREAKSEGEALDHYRRVRDEIRAFVERLDEALSEAQGE